A window of Paraburkholderia sp. ZP32-5 genomic DNA:
TTCGATCTCGCTCGCGAGCTGTTGCGCCGATTCTGCGTGCGAGTGGTAATTCAGCACAACGGCCGCGCCCGCGTTTGCGAGTGCCTGCGCGACGCCATAGCCGATTCCCGAACTCGCGCCCGTAATCAACGCCACCTGATTGGCGAGCAATTTTTCCATTACATGCTCCGGTGAGATCCGACAGCAGAAGAATTGCGCTTGAACAATGAAACAACGATGAAGAGGCGAAGAAACGACGAGGCCGTCGCGTACCGGCGCGTCGCATTGCGCGCTTGTACACGGCGGCCCGTCTGAAATTGCGGTGTGACTTGAGTAACTTATATCACCTCGCCGTATCACCCCCGCTATATCACGCCGGCGATCAGCAATACGATCACCACGACGACGATGACGCCGACTCCGCCGGTAGGACCATAGCCCCACGAGCGGCTATGCGGCCATGCTGGAAAGGCGCCGATAAGTAGCAGAATCAGCACAATCAGAAGAATGGTTCCTAACATGTTATGACCTCCCGCCTGGTTGATAAGGACCTGCCTTCCCGGCACGGCCATGCAAGGCCGCAGGGATATCCCTATCGAGCAAACGCTATGCCTGAGGCCGGCGCATTGCCGGATTGCCTCGTGCATCGGTGCCGCACGCGGAGTCTTCAGCTAGT
This region includes:
- a CDS encoding DUF3309 family protein, with protein sequence MLGTILLIVLILLLIGAFPAWPHSRSWGYGPTGGVGVIVVVVIVLLIAGVI